TGCATGTTcagcactttctgaaaaaaacctcattcTGAAGCCCAGACACCCTCAAGTAGGAGAGGCAGGCCTCCATCCTCCTGCTACATACATAAATGTCTTTGGTAGTTACAGACCCTCTGTAACACCTACTCATTTTAGATACTTTGCTAGTAAGAGCCTTTATGGAAATTCTGCAATGCTTGCTGAGATGGTGAGGATTCAGCAACGAACATGCTGCTGCCCCGTGCGTGCTGTGCCCATCGCCAGCTGTCTAACCTGATAGTGAGCCCAGCACGCTTCCCACATGCGCAAAGCCTCAGCATCTGGAAATTCACGTTTAAAACAGAGGAGAATCCAACGGTGacagaaaagcatctgcagGCCATCCTCTCCCAAGGAAGAAAGGTGCTGGTAGAAGCGTGGGTGCATGAGCCGTAGCAGCTCTCGCAGGTACATCTGGAAAAGATGCTCTGAACTGAGCCGCTGCCTTGTGCACAAGGACCCGCACTGCCCTCACCTGCCATCCCCGGGAGCCCCGCACTGTGTGCCAGACCGGGGCTCCTGCAGAGCTTGCCACAGCTCTCTCCTCTCACAAAGAGCTCCAGCCTGCTGGCCTGTTTAttacagcacagccaggagcacACTTGGATCTATCATTAAAGGCCAGGGCTCACAGGCCACGGCAGCTGTTTCACAAGGAAGGATGATGGGTGGAAAGAAAATCCCATGACAGCTACattgtgaaaagaaagaaggggagagaTTCAGGCTGAGGAAAGCAGCTAGAGCCTTAAAaactagagaaaagaaaggacatAGCTATCTCTggtaatatttcatttcagtagaGGCTGAGCAATATGGAAGTGATTTTGGAAAGCCTGACTATACAGGCACATTACAGTGCATAAATCTGTACGTTAACTAACTGCACCTCACCAGCAGCCTCCCATGAGGTTTCCACCATAAGTTTAAATTGGTGCCATCATGATCCAGGCAGGATTGTTCAGATTTAGAATGgatttttcaggattttaacCAGAAAACAGTTGATATTCATGTTAAAATCTAAAAAGTTCCAATTTTTAAACAAGATCACCCTATTTTAAGAAACTCTGTCAGATGTTTAAGGCTTTTCATTTggacataatttaaaaaagctattaaaattgttaagaacttaaaaaaaaaaaaaaaacacaaagaagagGGCTACAGCTCAGTCAACTCCTCCACATTGTTCACACCAAATGCTCCAGAACCAGGTCAAAAATGAACCAGTGAGTCTTCACTGCCTGAGagaagtgcaaagaaaaagcaagcagcctCTGGACACATTTGATCATAAAAGGTTCCTTGAACCAGCACCCTTTAGCAGAGCCAGGGTAACTTTACTTGAACAATTTATTGGTTATAACTGCCTCTGGAGTGCCCCAATCACTCAGGATCAATTTTATCCACCAGGTATTTTGTGGCTTTAGTGTGATTCAGCATGGTGGAACCCAACAGCTCAGGTAACTGCTTTATGGTATTCTTCTAATTTGACTGGGGAGAGAAGACAGGGATAAAGGGAGCTCAGCATTCAGCCTCACCAGCTGTTTCTCCATATCCTCATCCCGGGGTGAGCTGATGAAGATTGTGTTCTGCATCAATCCTACAAAGCACCAGAAAGTATCCGACTCATCTAGGACCTCTGTCAGGAGTGGGGCAACCAGGTCAGACATCCCCTGGGAGTATCCAATTGTTGGGTTAAATATTGCATAGTTCAGCAAGATcctcctggagaagagatgcaAATGGAGAAGTGAGACAGAGAGGGCAAGTCACAGCTGAGCACAGtgtcccttccctcctcccccaactCCCACCCGACAGGCTAAGTCAGGTGAAGTGTAAAAGAGCAACAGATCACTCCTGCCATCCAGAAGATTAACCTGCAGTTGCACCCGGATGCTTGTGAACTTTTGAACACCTCTGCAGCATGTTGCATCCCACAGAATCGCTTTTGCTAAAACAACTGTATCTAGAAGCATAACAAAGATACACTGACACTATACCTAACTGGAACTCTCATTTTTTTAGGATTACAACGTTTTGCATCAATCCAAAGAGGCTTTTGGATGGATGGGAACTCTGAACAGCACTCAGCAGCCTAAGACAATGGATTTGAACAATGCTCCTTAGgctcctgttttccagctgcagtgcagcccACTGGGAGCAGTGCAGTAGCAACAAGCAACACAGTTCATCTCAAGTACAAAGACACCCTACGGTAAGGCGCTTTAACACATACAGATAAACCCTGCTGCAAACATCAGTCCAGTGCAATAAACTCCAGGAGAAGGTTTTGCATACACAGAcaccaaaatacaaaatgaaaacaaaaatttaaaaagactAAGAGGACAGAAATGAAGGGCCCATGGGAAAAGAGTGATGATGCTTACACACCCATGAGGCTCTAAGCCATACTGCTAGATGAAATCCAACTGTTTTGCAGGCACACATTTACAAGTCACACCCCCACGAAACAGACTCTGGTATACTTGTCCTCCATCCTGTCAGAAGAAACCACAGACCCATAAGCTTGCCACAGCATCCATGACCCTCCCACTGCCACAGAAAGCTCACACATCTTCTGTGCCTGTGAGTGCAGGGAAGCAAGGTGATGGGAGCAGGGTTATTATATCAAGAAGTAAACGActaaagcagcagtgaaagcacTGGGGAGGAAGTCCTTGTTTTTGCATGACTTGGTACCGGTCACTGTACGCATGGTGCTCCCCAGCGTTCCCAAGGCAGCGACCTAGGCAGCCTTGGCCGGGGGGCTTACCAAGTTTTCTATACATTCAGTAGGACACGTTGTTTGGACCAGTAGCATCAAACACTTCACCTCATAGTTTCCACATTTGGGTTGTTCTCCCCTCGAAAGAACTGGTTGCTGCGGTCAGTCCTCACAACATCTTTATCTACCGTGAACTGTACTTTACGGCAAAAATCCTTCTGTTCATCCGGAGTCATCGAAAGCCTGAAAATcgagcagcagcaggagtatGTTGCCAAGAGAGGAATATGATTTCCACAAGGAACAAAAAGCCCTATTTCAGCTTTAGTTTGCAGAGAAAACCTATTCCTGTAGAGAGTTTTGTCATCACCTGAAAAACAGACCAGCAGGTCTGTCCAGAACTGCAGATTTTCTGTCCAAATTGACTACTAGAAGGAGCCTCCTGAGTTATAAACAGGATGACACGATGtgttttccatgaaaaactCCACTTCAGAAGCAGTCAGACTCTGGTCTCTGATGCTCCTTGTGGGTGGCATGCCAGAACTCACCACTTCGTTCCAATCGTCTCTTAATTAATACTACTACTAGTCCCTCACCATCTTAAATATACCCACAGTAGTTTACAACATATAGTTCTTGCAGTAATAACTTCCTTGAATTAGAtatcccttctttttccctatttttatCTCCAGATACACTTATTAAGAAATAGAAGACCCCAATTTCACCTTGTGTTCTAAACCAAGCGTGCTAAGTTTGTCGTGTTGTCTGTGAGAGAACTTACCTGCATGGTATTAATGAGCCCGTTTCAAGAACCCAAGTGAGATAATACTTGAGCTACACAGTGTTAGTTCCAAACTCTCAAGAGGTCAGCTGTGCCTGATATTCCTCCTTTACCACCTGACTGCGACATCAGGCTTGAGGAGAGATGAGCAGGGGAGGATGAAGCTGGTCTGTTACCTTTTCTCCTGGATCTCAAAGtattctttcctcttctgcagtcTCAGTGCCTCCCTCTCTTCAGAGGTGGACTCGTAGCTGTAGTAGTGCAGCAGAAAGGGCCACACCTCCCCACGGATGGAAATATCAATCCCACCAAAGAAAATGGCCTGGAAGAAGGAGCAAAAGTTATGACTGGTACAGTTTTAACATTCCcaaaaacagcaacaagaaacTGCCCGCTACTATGCTTCGGTGGCTTTGCAGTTCTTTCCTGACAAGTGACGCCTTGATTCAAGCTCCTGCAATTTGCACATGTTTAGAGGGAAAGTGCTGGCCTTCTATTCCCAGACGAGACACAAATCGGGCTCATTTCAATGTCAATAACCCCCCCTGGAGAGGCTCTATGATTAACGTGTTGTTCTCATGTCACGGCTTAATCCCCAATCTTGGAGACACTGCATTTCACTGCAAACTTCTCTCTCAGGACCTGGACCCAGTGCTCCCCTGGAAACCCTGCATTATTTCATACAGTAatctcaatttttctttctttgatttgttCACACTGCGTTTTGCAAACACATCTAGCACTAGATACTTTGGTTTACTAATTCCAACCGGCAGCAGAAGCCAGATGGCTCACGCTCCTCGCTCAGGGAGACACCCTACCATCCTGCCTGTAGCTGACACATCTGCAATCCCAGCAAGACCTCCAGCCGAGCACAATACACCAGTCTTTATGCCCTCAAACACCCAGTTCTTGCCCCAGCATGAAAGCAAACTCTTGCAGCTTCTACCTGGGCACTGGCACTCTGTGGCAGGAGAGGAAGGATCAAAACCGCAGCAGCCAGCCCTCTCACCTTCTGCAGCTTGTACTCCTCTTCCACCTGTCCGGATTCATTCAGGTGATGAAGCCAGGCAGCCACGTCGAGACGCTTGTACGTGTTCTCCTCCGGGTGGGTTTCCGAGGAGGGCAGCTTGGGACGGCGGATGGAGAACTGCATACATGTTTTCTCATCAGTAAGCTGCTGAACGGgggaaaccaaaacaaaaaactggaGGCAGGAGCCAGAGATAGCAGCAGCGTATGAAACCCAGCAATTTTCAGACCAGGAAAACCTTTTTGCATGGTTCATGTAGGATTAAGCACTGAGGCGCTGCACTTGGagaggtgttttgtttgtttattggtttttttaaaaattagaaccATTACAATAGCAACAGTGgttagaataattaaaaaagagtACCACAAACCAgcttaatcttaaaaaaattgtttccattcCTCCCCCAATCTTATCCCTGACCTGAAAGTGAATTAATGCTGCTTACAGCAAAACTTCACCCTGCCAGGAATGCCTGCAATAAATTACATATGATTGGCCATATACAAAGGGATTGCTGTTAGGCAAGCAGGGAACTGCACTGCCAGGCTCTCTAAGGGCACTCATGATCCCAGTGCAAGACTGCAGctgacatttaatttaaaaatcaaaggttGTTCAATGCAAAAAGTGAGCCCATGCGACCAtaataagaaaagcagcagggggCTCTGTGGGAAGGatggaaatttaaaaatcactgtttctAATAAGCACATACAGTATCTTAAACAGATAATTAAAGAGCTCTTATCACATTTGTATGTAGATTGAACAAAATATGGCAAGATGCCttgtcaaaacattttccaaagcagtgtgCTACGCTTCACAAAATGGATGAAAGACTCTGACAGAATTTCAGACCTACCACTGCAGATTTCCCAGCCACCTTACATGCCTAAAGCATAGTGCTGACCTGTTGGGTCTAGCAAAGTAACCACCTAAGCAAGTCTTCTGGATTATCTTGTCCCATATTCCACAGGCAGAACAGGAATGGATGGGGAAAGCAAGTACAAGAGAGACCTCACGTCTGACTTGCAGTGGCATCCTGAGAAACATCCAACACCTTGAAGCTTTCTGCCTGACTTGGTGGCATGAACTTACTGCTTCATTTCTCCAACACACTTCCCTGGCTTAAAAAAGTGTGAAACTGCTGGAAAAACCCTTTTTGCCCCATGAACCTTGCTACCTTGCTCAGGTACCTGGTCCTTGAGATGGGTCTCTGTGCAGTACTTCCATTGCTGAAACACCTCGGACAGTTTATCCAGGCCACCATGGTGAAAATGGAAGATCTTGTACTGGCTCTCCCTGCTTGCAACAACCAGTTGTCCACAGGTGCATGCCTCATCGCTGCGGGACAAAACAACAAGGGAGAACAAGCTGCATTTATTGCCCAGCTTAACAAGGGGCCCAGCAGGAATGGGGAACATCAGATGAGAGAGagtggaaagcaaaatgtgaaGAAGAAGTTGTCCCTTAGAACAGGGCACAGCAGTAACTGTTCAGCTCTGGGATTcgatgatccttatgggtcccttccaacttcagCTACTGTATGATTCTGTGACATGGCTATAGTGACCATTTTCCCCAAGAAGCTCCACTTGTGCCTGGTAATGGCACTCTTTTACCCTTCCATCACATGAAGGAATTACATTTTGTCTtccctggagaaaaaaacacaagaattCTGCCCCAGCAACATGAAGGCAGTACACAAAGTCAGAATAACAGGACTAAGCAGACTTGGGCACACACAGAATTGTCTAAAGAAGCAGGGAGTGAGAAGCAAAAAGAGggagtaaaaatgtttttaataaattttttaataacttgaaAGATAAGAGGCTAAAAGCAGCAAGACCCTCGAGAAGCCTTGCTGAGGGGCAGGCAAGGGAGAAGGTACTATAGACATGGAGATGTTTTCCACACCTCCAGGTTATTTGAAACAGTTTTGGTTAGACAGCTAAGAGCCACCTTTATCttactagggaaaaaaatcctttaggTCCCATAACCATGATTCAGAGGCTCTCCTTGGGAAGGCTGGCACTTGCTTTCCTGGAGACAACCATTAAGGAAAGACTTCCAAGGAGGACCACAGAAGCCATCTGCCTCCAGAGCCCAGGGTGCACTGATCCAGAGCTCACACAAATATCACACACCATTATATGTTACCTAAAGAAGAGGCGAAGGGATCTCATTTGTCCCAGGTCCACTCGAAAGACACCACAGACCTGCTCGAGGGCAAATACTTTCTGCTGTTCGTCCCATCTGGTGCTCTGCGTTTGCCCATTACTCTCCTGGAACTGGGCACTGGTGTCgaggctggaggcagagctggtggagCAGGTCATGCGATTGTCACACGTGTCCCTGCAGACAAGAGTGTGGGGGAAGAAACCCCGCAAGACATCAGCCAAAGGTGACCACAGATACATCCAATAACCACAGATGCTGCATGTTAAAAATCTTTTGTCAGAGCTCTGAAATTGTGACTCAGTGCAGATCTAAGGAGTCAGTAACCAACAGCCCACAGAAGAGagtaaagtatttttatttaaattaatttcctaacATCCCCAAAAATGATCTTATTTTTGGTCTGTTCCTAAACTGCACACAGAACTGGGGAGAACCAAAACCTTTCCTCGAAACACTGACTTTTGAGAAGGCAAAATTAAGAAGCCCAGCATGGGAACAGCCCAGGCTCCTCCGCAGAACGGCCTGTCCCCTGCACCTTGGTGCAGCACAAAGACCAGTTTGGGGAGCCAGTACAGCAGGCTCTCCAGTACAGTACAGTACAGTACAGCCTGCTCTCCAGCTCTACGCTGCAGGATCCCTTCCAACCATTATGCCTCTGAGACTGGTGACCCCTTTGGATTGAAAACCTTGGGCCATTGAAAAAACTTGACTGTAGAAGTACAGGTGCTcaacaggctgctccagcagctccagtggCATGCAGTGAGTAACTCTCCAAGTCACAGAGTTCTTGCCCCACAGCTCAAGCAACCTCCTCAGcatgcagcccagctgctctgcaccgggctggggacagcaggagtGAGCACATTCAGACGGCAGCATTGACTAGGGATCTCATCTGGCGAATTCCCTCAGTGACCTGTAAGATCCAAAGATATTTCCCCTGAACTCAAGTTTCTCATTACGCCTCTGCAAGTGGACCTGACAAGCCTGGATTCTTGTGTATAAACCTCAGACAAATGGTTTCCGCTTGAAAACTTGAAACTTTGGAGGGTTAAGGAGTGGGAAATTATACATGAGCTCTTTAACCCACCACAAAGTAGAGAAAGTGAAGCTAGGAGCTCACTGCACCCCAGATATTTAAGAGTAAACTGagtttagattaaaaaaatccacatgcCCGCCACCAGCCCTGatcccaaaagaaaaatatcactgcTTTGAGAATTAAGTGAATCTGAAACTGTGACCCCTTGATTCTTAAAAAGGCCAATACATGTGAACAGTCTCAGTGCAAGCTCTGAATGGGTTCCGCTGTGAAATCAGGGTTTGCAAAACAAGGCAAGTAGCAGGTATAAAGACAGCCCCCTGCAATGCCACTTTATGCAATGTTTTCTAATCCGCTTATCTAACAATGTAGGCACTGAATGCTGAAAATCACACACTCAGCATGCATCTGCAGCACACCACATCAGTATGCTTTCCAAGCCTGGCTACATTGCCTCTTCCACAGGGACAAGCCTTATTTGCAGCATCTACCCATGGTTCAGGTCATTGCATTCCAATGCACAGATCCCCGGACATCCCAGTTAGCTGTGGGTTAAATTTTTAACCAAGCCCCTGTGAGCCGCCCAGTTCAAATGTATAACTCAAAACCTTAGCGCCCACACGCATGGGAAATAAATCCCTGAGCCCCCTTCTCTAGTTCTGCAGCATTATGTAGATGAGACCAAGTCTGTTTTACTTGCAGCTAAAAGAGCAGCTTTGCTACTCTGTTCATGAAGTTCTGCTGCTCCACTTCTCTGAAAGAAAGCATCAAAGCAAAACTTATATTCAAGCTATTCGGAGGTTGGTCTTAGAAATGACATGGCAATATCGCCATGCGAGCTGGGATCACACAACATACCCAAACTCACTCAAAAAGGAACGATAGCCGTCTTTCTAGGTTAGATGCTGGGATACGTCCAGTCTCAGTCTCAAGCGCTGCTATACACCATGACCTCCACCTTGTGATTTTTTCCACGAAAACTTTACAGGCTTTTGCAAAAAATCAAGCATTACTTCCTGctaaaactgcaaaatgtaaGACTTTCTAAAACGTTCAGTATCTCATGTTAATGCAAAAGTAATAGGAGTCCTGGTACAAGACACTTGTGCTGGACTGCTTGCTACAAGCAGCTGGTATTTATGGAGCAACACCTCATAACAGCCACAGCTGGTTACACAGGATTTTCCTGGAAGAGATGACTCAAACTAGCTCAAAGACTAAACAGAGGCAACCAATTTTCTAAAACTCTTGCAAAGATGAGCTGGTCAGTATGACAAAGGGCTGGAAGACGGGTTGACTGTGAGAATCATTGTCCTGTGGTTCCCTCGTCACAGAGGCCAACATGCCCATTCTTCAAGAGCATCATCTCAAATGACCAGTAGCAGAGATGACTGCCAAGAAAGGATAGTTACCAGCAGATCCAGGCAGGCTCGCTTTGATCCCCAGGAATTGTGTAGCTCCTCAGCACACAATGCTATTGCCAGCTGCAGTTCCTCCTGCTACATAACTGAACTCTGCTTCAGCTACACAAGGAGCTCCTCAAAAACTCAAGAGGCCAGAAAGCCCAGTCACAAAGGTGCTGGCAATGTTGTATTTTCTGGAAATGCTTCTTCAAGATGAATATTTACAGTTCACATTTAGCCACTCATCACAAGCTTGCACACACATCCAACATACACAGAAGCAATCTGAAGCAACACGTGTGTTTTAcgttttttaccttttctggGCCACAAAAAGCCAACAACTGTAAGCATGGTGCCTCAGTGTGTGCAGCCCAGGGAAATTCCAACATTTTCACTGATGTAGAAGATGAAATCTGAAAGAGACATCTGTGCACCCCATGCCATTCAGAGAGGTCAATGAACATGTACATTCATACATAGTATAGATGCAGAGAGAGTACTGCCTCATACACTAGTGCATATTTACTCACtgtggaaatgaagaaaaaaacctcactgtgtttagattttttctgtatatattgATTGAAAAAATTTTGAGAATATTCTAATCTGTTGGACTACTTAATTTTAATATCGAGATCATTTTGTATGTAAGTAACAACAAGTAGTATGATCAATGCTAATTTTGTGCATTTGGGTGAGTTCTCTAACTACGCGCACAAGATACATACATGCAAGGGaagaatatattattttctagATTACTATACCTGTTAGATGAGGAATTTATACCAGAGTGCCCTACAAAAGCAGGGAGCCGAAGCACTGCAAGGCAAATAGCTGGAGGAACATTCCAGAGAGACTTTGGGTTGTGGGACCCAGGGAAAACAGAGTGCCGGCTAGTATACAGTACTGCTCAGCAAAACAAGATAACAAGTGCAATGGTCCATGGGAATAAAAgggacaggggaaaaaaaataaggaggaTTAGCAAAACCTGAGGCAGGAAACCCACGGACATATTcatgtgttcagttttgggcccctcactatgagagggatgtagaggtgctgcagcatgtccagggctgggcagcggggctggagcacaagtctgatggggagcagctgggggcactggggggttcagcctggagaaaaggaggctcaaggGAGACCTCGCTCTCTACAACTAAgtgaaaggaggttgtagtggggtggggggtcagtctcttctcccaggtaacaagcgacaggatGAGACGAAACAGTGTCGTTGCggcaggggaggtttagatttggtattaggaaaaatttcttcaccgcaagggttgtcaagcactggaagaggctgcccagggaagtggtggagtcaccatccctggaggtatttaaaagacgtgtaaATGTGGCACTtatggacatggtttagtggtgggcttggcagtgctgggttaacagttggacttgacgatcttaaaggtcttttccaacctagatgattctatgattccacTTAAGCCTTTTCCACTTGCTCAAGTCCCATCACTCTTTTGTCTCACAACACATCTCATTCTTGCTGGTAAGCAAGACCAGGTGGTGATGTATTTCCTCAACAATCAACTACAGCAATCAACCATATCTACATTCCTCAAGCTTTTGTAGCCCCTAAGAAAGCAAGCGCTTGTATAAGGCAGCCAccgtcctcctcctcccactgcCCAGGAACTCTCTCACATGCCTGACCCGAGGAGGTCAGCCACTCTGCAAGCGAGACTTTCGACGCGCAGTAAAGTAGTAATGGGACCTAACTTACTGTTCAGTCAAAACATCTGTACACACCTACAACATAAAGAGAGG
The Falco rusticolus isolate bFalRus1 chromosome 1, bFalRus1.pri, whole genome shotgun sequence genome window above contains:
- the TBC1D16 gene encoding TBC1 domain family member 16 isoform X6, which translates into the protein MTCSTSSASSLDTSAQFQESNGQTQSTRWDEQQKVFALEQVCGVFRVDLGQMRSLRLFFSDEACTCGQLVVASRESQYKIFHFHHGGLDKLSEVFQQWKYCTETHLKDQQLTDEKTCMQFSIRRPKLPSSETHPEENTYKRLDVAAWLHHLNESGQVEEEYKLQKAIFFGGIDISIRGEVWPFLLHYYSYESTSEEREALRLQKRKEYFEIQEKRLSMTPDEQKDFCRKVQFTVDKDVVRTDRSNQFFRGENNPNVETMRRILLNYAIFNPTIGYSQGMSDLVAPLLTEVLDESDTFWCFVGLMQNTIFISSPRDEDMEKQLMYLRELLRLMHPRFYQHLSSLGEDGLQMLFCHRWILLCFKREFPDAEALRMWEACWAHYQTDYFHLFICVAIVVIYGDDVIEQQLATDQMLLHFGNLAMHMNGELVLRKARSLLYQFHLLPCIPCSLHDLCKLCGTGMWDSGFIPAVECSGHHLESESCPYGGLVEVSSPKPGSEGKRGLKTRDVFAFRK
- the TBC1D16 gene encoding TBC1 domain family member 16 isoform X5, with product MEKDELLGTTLILAWVPNSRIQRQDEEALRYITPESSPVRKAPRKRGRHTQGFGVVRQASPTEQKGAVILKEDILTVSQLVKDLAYISSPSSEGEKLSQCYPVADSTRRSPQPARSDSGILSTISSQEEQNRSELSVEGTEGGLDCRPEPGEDEGSLELSADDVSRDSTFDSDSDAFSSPFCLSPISEALGKSSSSVFLDNENRDTCDNRMTCSTSSASSLDTSAQFQESNGQTQSTRWDEQQKVFALEQVCGVFRVDLGQMRSLRLFFSDEACTCGQLVVASRESQYKIFHFHHGGLDKLSEVFQQWKYCTETHLKDQQLTDEKTCMQFSIRRPKLPSSETHPEENTYKRLDVAAWLHHLNESGQVEEEYKLQKAIFFGGIDISIRGEVWPFLLHYYSYESTSEEREALRLQKRKEYFEIQEKRLSMTPDEQKDFCRKVQFTVDKDVVRTDRSNQFFRGENNPNVETMRRILLNYAIFNPTIGYSQGMSDLVAPLLTEVLDESDTFWCFVGLMQNTIFISSPRDEDMEKQLMYLRELLRLMHPRFYQHLSSLGEDGLQMLFCHRWILLCFKREFPDAEALRMWEACWAHYQTDYFHLFICVAIVVIYGDDVIEQQLATDQMLLHFGNLAMHMNGELVLRKARSLLYQFHLLPCIPCSLHDLCKLCGTGMWDSGFIPAVECSGHHLESESCPYGGLVEVSSPKPGSEGKRGLKTRDVFAFRK